A section of the Centroberyx gerrardi isolate f3 chromosome 8, fCenGer3.hap1.cur.20231027, whole genome shotgun sequence genome encodes:
- the piwil2 gene encoding piwi-like protein 2, which yields MDPNKPPGLPGAMGMPWLQGRGRGLQPQEPAVGRGRGLQTPTEGPGVGRAGSFTALGDKPLVQFGRGATPPMTEPLIGFARGRPAPPDDGGLGRARGLLLSAAEPRVGVARGAILPALEPQHGHAPPCEPMKQDLTEETLSSKMKEEVVTKNVDMPTQGEGSTLVSMFRGMGIEPSWGRGAPPVGRGASGDFGAELKQWPVISSRGSIGQPEEVMGRGSSFLGRGLSPQTMVGIGRAAMPLPLLGVGRGPPLPPALPPAPVQSVAPTSDPPAPLWPQSSYAGTMPPPPPIKEVPQLPTGAPAKVELKMEAAHEPLNKAGTKGHPLTIGSNHIPICCKNEAVYQYHVTFTPNIESMAMRFGMMKDHRSTTGEVVAFDGSILYLPVKLNDVVVLKSLRRTDNEEIEIKIQMTKILPPNSDLCIPFYNVVLRRVMKIVGLKLVGRNHYDPESAVILGKHRLQVWPGYATCIKRTDGGLYFSVDVSHKVLRNDSVLDIMRVMYQQSKESFQDECTKELIGAIVITRYNNRTYRIDDIEWNKSPKDTFTLVDGSKTTFVDYYSKNYGITIKEMDQPLLIHRPKERSKPGGKQIITGEILLVPELSFMTGIPDKMRKDFRAMKDLTIHINVSAEQHTHSIKQLLKNIRTNPESLKELSRWGLDIDNNILMIQGRTLPMETICLQSASFVTGTDVSWSREVVRDASISCIPLNVWAIFYPRRCAEQAEELVSTFHKVAGPMGLRVERPIRVELKDDRTETYVKSIHSQLTSEPNMQLVVCILVGNRDDLYSAIKKLCCVKSPIPSQAINVRTISQPQKLRSVAQKILLQMNSKLGGELWTVSVPLKHLMVVGVDVHHDTSKKNRSVMGFVASVNSSLTRWYSRVTFQTPTEELINGFRVCLLAALQKYYEVNHNLPEKIVVYRDGVSDGQLKMVELYEIPQLLKCFQTFPSYEPKLVFIVVQKRITTTLYSCATDRFGTPPPGTVLDHTLTHKDWVDFYLMAHQIRQGCGLPTHYISVYNTANLTPDHLQRLTFKMCHLYWNWPGTIRVPAPCKYAHKLAFLSGQYLHSEPAIQLSDKLYFL from the exons ATGGACCCAAACAAGCCTCCTGGACTCCCTGGTGCAATGGGCATGCCTTGGCTGCAGGGGCGGGGAAGAGGACTCCAGCCTCAGGAGCCGGCTGTAGGACGTGGTAGAGGACTGCAGACCCCCACAGAGGGGCCTGGTGTAGGACGAGCCGGAAGTTTCACCGCCCTTGGTGATAAACCACTAGTGCAATTCGGGCGAGGAGCAACTCCCCCTATGACTGAACCCCTGATTGGATTTGCCAGAGGGCGCCCTGCGCCACCTGATGATGGGGGACTGGGCCGAGCCAGAGGGCTGCTCCTCTCAGCAGCTGAACCAAGGGTAGGGGTGGCAAGGGGAGCGATCCTGCCTGCTTTGGAGCCGCAGCATGGGCACGCACCGCCATGTGAACCCATGAAGCAAGACCTGACAGAAGAGACACTGAGTTCgaagatgaaagaggaggtTGTAACCAAGAAT GTTGACATGCCTACCCAGGGTGAAGGATCAACTCTGGTGTCAATGTTTAGAGGCATGGGCATTGAGCCCTCATGGGGGCGAGGAGCGCCGCCAGTGG GAAGGGGGGCATCTGGAGATTTTGGAGCAGAGTTGAAGCAGTGGCCTGTCATCAGTAGCCGAGGAAGCATTGGCCAACCTGAGGAGGTGATGGGCAGAGGCAGCAG TTTCCTTGGCCGAGGCCTGTCCCCTCAGACAATGGTGGGGATTGGAAGAGCAGCGatgcctctgcctctgctggGAGTAGGAAGAGGACCCCCTTTACCTCCCGCTTTACCTCCAGCTCCCGTTCAATCTGTTGCTCCAACCTCCGACCCACCAGCACCTCTATGGCCTCAGAGTTCCTACGCag GGACCAtgccccctccgccccccaTTAAAGAGGTCCCGCAGCTTCCTACTGGTGCACCAGCTAAGGTAGAACTGAAAATGGAGGCAGCTCA TGAACCGCTTAATAAAGCTGGTACAAAAGGACACCCTCTAACTATTGGCTCAAACCACATCCCCATTTGCTGCAAGAATGAGGCCGTTTATCAATACCACGTTACCTTCAC CCCAAATATTGAGTCAATGGCAATGCGTTTCGGCATGATGAAAGACCACCGATCGACCACAGGAGAAGTAGTGGCTTTTGATGGCTCAATACTTTACCTGCCTGTCAAGCTGAACGAT GTGGTTGTCCTGAAGAGTTTGAGACGCACTGACAATGAGGAAATAGAAATCAAAATCCAGATGACGAAGATTCTGCCACCCAACTCAGATCTGTGCATCCCCTTCTATAATGTGGTGCTTAGGAG GGTAATGAAGATCGTGGGATTGAAGCTAGTGGGCCGGAATCATTATGATCCAGAAAGTGCAGTCATTCTCGGAAAACATCG GCTGCAGGTGTGGCCAGGCTATGCAACCTGTATCAAGCGTACAGATGGAGGACTGTACTTCTCGGTGGATGTGTCTCACAAAGTTCTCCGCAACGACTCTGTGCTGGATATCAT GAGAGTGATGTACCAACAGAGTAAAGAAAGCTTCCAAGACGAATGCACCAAGGAGTTGATCGGCGCCATCGTCATCACCCGGTACAATAACCGCACCTACCGCATTGATGACATTGAGTGGAACAAGTCTCCCAAAGATACCTTCACTCTGGTTGATGGCTCAAAAACAACCTTCGTGGACTACTATAG CAAAAATTACGGAATTACAATCAAAGAGATGGACCAGCCTCTGCTCATCCATCGGCCAAAGGAGAGGTCCAAGCCTGGAGGGAAG CAAATAATTACAGGAGAGATCCTTCTAGTGCCAGAGCTCTCCTTCATGACGGGCATCCCTGACAAAATGAGGAAGGACTTCCGAGCCATGAAG GACCTAACCATTCATATCAATGTGAGTGctgaacagcacacacactccataaaGCAGCTTTTGAAAAACATCCGCACCAACCCCGAGAGCCTGAAGGAGCTCAGCCGATGGGGACTGGACATCGACAACAACATCCTGATG atTCAAGGCAGAACTCTACCCATGGAGACCATCTGTCTGCAATCGGCATCCTTCGTCACTGGCACTGATGTATCCTGGTCCAGGGAGGTTGTCAGGGATGCTTCAATCAGCTGT ATCCCCTTGAATGTCTGGGCCATCTTCTACCCACGCCGCTGTGCAGAGCAGGCTGAGGAGCTGGTTTCCACTTTCCACAAGGTGGCCGGGCCTATGGGGCTGCGGGTGGAGCGTCCCATTCGCGTGGAGCTGAAGGACGATCGCACAGAGACCTACGTCAAGAGTATCCACTCTCAGCTCACCAGCGAG CCCAACATGCAGCTGGTAGTCTGCATCCTGGTCGGCAACAGAGACGACCTCTACAGCGCCATCAAGAAGCTCTGCTGTGTTAAAAGCCCCATCCCCTCCCAG GCCATCAATGTCCGGACAATTTCACAGCCACAGAAATTGAGGAGTGTTGCCCAAAAAATCCTCTTGCAGATGAACAGCAAACTAGGGGGAGAGCTGTGGACTGTCAGTGTCCCTCTG AAACACCTGATGGTGGTTGGAGTTGATGTCCACCACGACACCAGCAAGAAGAATCGATCTGTCATGGGCTTTGTTGCAAGCGTCAACAG cTCGCTGACCCGGTGGTACTCCAGAGTGACTTTCCAGACACCCACTGAGGAGCTCATCAATGGCTTCCGGGTCTGCCTACTGGCCGCACTGCAGAAATACTATGAG GTGAACCACAACCTACCAGAAAAGATTGTGGTGTACCGGGACGGCGTGTCAGACGGCCAGCTGAAGATGGTAGAGCTCTACGAGATCCCACAGCTGCTCAAATGCTTTCAGACCTTCCCCAGCTATGAGCCCAAGCTGGTCTTCATCGTGGTGCAAAAGCGCATCACCACTACCCTCTACTCCTGTGCTACGGACCGCTTTGGCACCCCTCCACCTGGGACTGTTCTGGATCACACCCTCACTCATAAAGACTG GGTGGACTTCTACCTGATGGCACATCAAATTCGCCAGGGCTGTGGACTTCCTACACACTACATCTCTGTGTACAACACAGCAAACCTCACACCAGACCATTTGCAACG GCTGACCTTCAAGATGTGCCACTTGTACTGGAACTGGCCCGGCACCATTCGTGTTCCAGCACCATGCAAGTATGCCCACAAACTGGCCTTCCTGTCTGGCCAGTACCTGCACTCAGAACCAGCCATCCAGCTGTCTGACAAGCTCTACTTCCTCTGA